TCCCATCTCAATAAGTGCATCATAGATACCTGTGCGCGTCGGATTCATACCGACATTTTTCAGTACGATCTCGCTGTTTGGGCAGATAGAACCTGCTACCATCCAAAAAGCAGCCGAACTGATATCACCGGGCACTTCGATCGTCGCAGGTGCCGTTAATTCCGCAGGAATCTTACCGAGCGATACGCAAGTACCTTCGCGTTTGACTTCTACCCCAAACGTTTCAAGCATTTTTTCGGTATGATCACGCGAAATATACGGTTCGCTCACACTGACAGAAACTCCTGCACAAAGACCTGCCAACAGAATCGCTGACTTGACTTGTGCACTGGCAACAGGTGACTGATATGCGATCGCACTAAGCCCCCCGGACGGCATAACAGCCAACGGCAGATTGCGGTCATTAGCACGTGCACGAATCTGCGCCCCCATCTGCGTGAGCGGTGTAATAACGCGCCCCATCGGACGTTTCGAAAGCGAACTGTCACCCGAAAACACTGTAAAGAACGGTTGTGCTGCCATGATACCCATCATCAAACGAAGAGTCGTTCCCGAGTTGCCTGCATTGAGTACTTCGGTCGGCTCAACAAGTCCGCTGAGGCCGTTCCCTTTAACCGTTACCGTACCATCTCCACGCGTGATCGTAACGCCGAGTTTACGGAAACAATCAATCGTAGAAAGGCAGTCTTCTCCTTCCAAAAAGTTCGTGATCATCACTTCTGTATTCGATAAACCGGCAAACATGATACTGCGATGCGAGATCGATTTATCACCGGGAATCTCAATCACACCTGTTAAATTTTTTGCCGATTTGATAGTATGCCACTCTTGCATATTGATTCGTCCTTCCATTAAAGGTTATCTTATATAATTTCTCTGACAGATATTATTTTCCTGCCCATAATGGCAAAATGGTCGCCAGAATCTTTTCCAACAATGATCGTTCATCAATGCGCCCTTCAACCAGAGTAATTCCTTCCAACCGATCGACAAGCGACAATTCTTGACGAATATCATCATGTAGAAAAAGAAGCTGTACGACCACTAATAAAAACAACATTCCTTTACAAAGAAAAATCAAAATACGACTGTCAAATTCTTCTCGTCCATGTCTACCCATACGATCAGCTCCCTTAGCGATAGTATGAGCAAGAAGAGAATGATTTTATAACAATGATTCTGCCGCGGCTTTTCCCGCACTATATCCCGTCGAAAAAGCAGCCTGCAAATTGAATCCGCCCGTATATCCATCAATATCAAGCACTTCACCTGCAAAATACAGTCCATTTACAACCCGCGATGCCATCGTCTTGGGATTAACTTCTTTCGTCGAAACACCGCCCACCGTCACGATCGCCTCTGCCATCGGACGCGTTTTCGTAACGGTCATCTCCATATGCTTGATCGTATGTACAAGACGCAAGCGTTCTTCCTTCGTCACTTGATGGATCGGTTTTTCTTCATCAAGATATGCTAAGTCTATTACAACAGGGATCAATTTTTGCGGCAAAAGATCGTTGAGCGCATTTTTCATCTGTTTACGCAGATATTTTTCAAAATCACGTTGTACCCGTCTGTCGAGCTGTTCTTCCGATAACGCAGGTTTCAAGTCAAGCGAAAGAATGACTTCTTGTTTTTCTTCTAAACAAAGTGCGATCTTACGGCTCATCGACAGTACGATCGGACCCGATACACCAAAATGCGTGAACAACATTTCACCAAAATCAGAATCGATCTTTTTATCATTCACATACGCAGTAACACTGACATTGCGAAGCGACAAGCCCTGTAAGTCTTGTATCCAGTCTTCTTCTATTTCAAGCGGAACGAGCGACGGTGTAAGCGGTACGATCGTATGACCGACATCTTTTGCCATGCGATATCCATCACCGCTCGAACCAGTCCCCGGATACGATGCACCGCCTGTCGTTACGATAACGGCATCGGCTTCAAGTACCTCTCCCGAATCAAGACGCACACCTTGTACTGCACCATCAGCAATAACAAGAGATTTTACCTTCGTATCCGTCTGTATCCGCCCGCCCATCGCGATCACCATACGCTGAAGAGCGTTGACAACATCGATTGCTTGGTCACTGACAGGGAAAACACGTCCACCTCGTTCTACTTTCGTTTCAACACCGAATTCTTCCAGCAAACGAATAATATCCTCATTGAAAAATTGATAAAAAGCACTGTGAAGAAAGGCACCATTCCCCGGGATATTGGCAATACATCCTTTGATATCGGCATTATTCGTAATATTACAGCGACCTTTCCCTGTAATACGGATCTTCTTACCGACACCGTTCATCTTCTCCAACAATAATACTTCCGCGCCATATGATGCTGCCGAATATGCGGCGAGCATTCCTGCCGCGCCGCCACCGACTACAATAATCTTGCCCATCTCTTACTTCCTCGTTCTCTTCGGCTGGATCGTTTTTCTTGGTTTTCCTGTTTTAACAGGTTTCCCTGCCGTTTCAGCCGATTCATCATTTTTATCTTGACGAAGAAGATCCTTAAGCTCACGCAACTCTTCCTTCGTCAATTCGCGCGATTGACCACGGCGCAAGCCTTCCAAGGTCAAGTTTCCTACTTGCGTACGTTTCAGTTGGAGCACAGGATGTCCGATCGCTTCGCACATACGACGTACCTGACGATTACGTCCCTCATGGATCGTGATCTCTATCACTGTATAATCGCGCATCGGTTCATACTCCAATTTTTGTACAAGCGCAGGCGATGTCACACCGTCTTCTAATTCAACACCAACACGAAGCTTATCAAGTGCTTCTTCTGTTGCCATACCTTCAATACGAGCACGATACACCTTTTTCAGTTCATAACGCGGATGGATCATCTTGTTCGTCAAATGACCGTCATTCGTCAATACAAGCAGACCTTCCGTATTGTAGTCAAGACGACCAACAGGATACACGCGTTCTTTTACACGCGGAAGATAGTCGAGTACCGTCTTGCGACCACGTTCGTCTTTCGTCGTCGTAATAACACCTTTGGGTTTATAAAACAAAAGATAGACGGGGTTTTCTCTACGGATCAACTTCCCGTCTACCTTTACTTTATCTTTAGACGATACTTTGACACCCAATTCCGTAACGACCTGTTCATTTACTTTTACTTTTCCTGCCAAGATCAATTCTTCTGCCTGACGGCGCGAAGCAACTCCGGCTCTGCTAATTACTTTTTGTAATCTTTCTTCCTGCATCATGTTTCTCCATTTCTAGACTAATCTTGTTCCAATTCTCGAAAATCTGCCTGCACTTTGCACAACTTCACCACACGACCATCCTTCATCTTATGGTGACAACTCCCGCAAATCCCTTCACCGCAACACATAACAGCATTATTAGTAGCCGCCATAGGCAGATCTAATTCCATCTCATGTAATACCGATATTATACCACAATGCTG
The sequence above is drawn from the Selenomonadales bacterium genome and encodes:
- a CDS encoding NAD(P)/FAD-dependent oxidoreductase, which translates into the protein MGKIIVVGGGAAGMLAAYSAASYGAEVLLLEKMNGVGKKIRITGKGRCNITNNADIKGCIANIPGNGAFLHSAFYQFFNEDIIRLLEEFGVETKVERGGRVFPVSDQAIDVVNALQRMVIAMGGRIQTDTKVKSLVIADGAVQGVRLDSGEVLEADAVIVTTGGASYPGTGSSGDGYRMAKDVGHTIVPLTPSLVPLEIEEDWIQDLQGLSLRNVSVTAYVNDKKIDSDFGEMLFTHFGVSGPIVLSMSRKIALCLEEKQEVILSLDLKPALSEEQLDRRVQRDFEKYLRKQMKNALNDLLPQKLIPVVIDLAYLDEEKPIHQVTKEERLRLVHTIKHMEMTVTKTRPMAEAIVTVGGVSTKEVNPKTMASRVVNGLYFAGEVLDIDGYTGGFNLQAAFSTGYSAGKAAAESLL
- a CDS encoding rRNA pseudouridine synthase, producing the protein MMQEERLQKVISRAGVASRRQAEELILAGKVKVNEQVVTELGVKVSSKDKVKVDGKLIRRENPVYLLFYKPKGVITTTKDERGRKTVLDYLPRVKERVYPVGRLDYNTEGLLVLTNDGHLTNKMIHPRYELKKVYRARIEGMATEEALDKLRVGVELEDGVTSPALVQKLEYEPMRDYTVIEITIHEGRNRQVRRMCEAIGHPVLQLKRTQVGNLTLEGLRRGQSRELTKEELRELKDLLRQDKNDESAETAGKPVKTGKPRKTIQPKRTRK